A region of Alteromonadaceae bacterium 2753L.S.0a.02 DNA encodes the following proteins:
- a CDS encoding large subunit ribosomal protein L31 → MKADIQPKYGEMTATCSCGNVIKTKSTLSKDIHIDVCSECHPFYTGKQKVLDSGGRIDRFNKRFARRGK, encoded by the coding sequence ATGAAAGCAGATATCCAACCCAAATACGGTGAAATGACCGCCACTTGCAGCTGCGGCAATGTAATCAAGACAAAATCCACGCTCTCCAAAGACATCCATATTGATGTTTGCTCTGAGTGCCATCCGTTCTATACCGGCAAGCAGAAGGTCTTGGACAGTGGCGGCCGTATTGATCGCTTCAATAAGCGCTTTGCTCGTCGCGGCAAGTAA
- a CDS encoding replication restart DNA helicase PriA — MTANEISERFISVALPVPLRTTFDYRLPDNFVCKDAVNLVGARVRVPFGPQELIGVIISNHHTPSFAPDKIKPAYEVLDDEPLLPNELLKLCWWAANYYHHPIGETLACAIPQTLRNGKPTKAFIKAWVATRDAKGLPLEALKGAPKQQQILQIVLTQPSLTDLDVQRLALSSSALASLEKKGLLERTQVAISPTISEPTQLLRQQPLALNEEQRVALDQISFHRFACYLLEGATGSGKTEVYLQAISRVLQAGKQALVLIPEIGLTPQTVRRFEQRFCCNVAELHSNISDAKRTENWLAAKHGRARIVIGTRLASLCPTKDLGIIIVDEEHDISFKQQDGLHYSARDLSIYRARCLDIPIMLGSATPSLESFYNAICGKYQHLRLTQRAGDARPPEVQRIDLREQMLTAGLSNHAIETIESTLEKQLQVMVFVNRRGFAPYLLCHSCGWSAVCASCDASMTLHHTPYHLHCHHCDAQRPVYRQCPSCGSPELNTRGQGTEQTEQWLESRFAKTPIIRVDRDSTRNKHALQNHLSRVEKGEPCILIGTQMLAKGHHFPNLALVVIADCDQGLMSSDYRGAERMAQLIMQVAGRAGRGEMRGKVLLQSHAPDHPLLELLLAKGYHMFARRLLDERQTAFLPPLSYQCVIRAESKRPENATDFLKMCRSVMTSIQQPSKQLQFLGPIPARMERVNERFRYQLHITAGNRKTLQTLIKDGLKQIDQHALSKRTRWSIDVDPCEH; from the coding sequence ATGACAGCTAACGAAATCTCTGAACGTTTTATCTCGGTCGCATTGCCTGTCCCCCTGAGAACGACTTTCGATTACCGGCTGCCCGACAACTTTGTCTGTAAAGATGCTGTCAACCTTGTTGGTGCACGAGTGCGCGTCCCATTCGGCCCACAGGAACTCATTGGGGTTATCATATCCAACCATCACACCCCGAGCTTTGCACCCGATAAAATAAAACCCGCTTACGAAGTCCTTGATGACGAACCGCTGTTACCCAACGAACTGCTCAAATTGTGTTGGTGGGCTGCAAATTACTATCATCACCCAATCGGCGAAACCCTAGCCTGCGCCATCCCTCAAACACTGCGAAACGGGAAACCAACAAAAGCGTTCATTAAAGCGTGGGTGGCAACGCGAGACGCCAAAGGTTTGCCTCTGGAAGCATTGAAAGGCGCCCCAAAACAACAACAAATTTTGCAGATAGTGCTAACTCAACCTTCGCTCACAGATTTGGATGTGCAAAGGTTAGCTCTCAGCAGTAGCGCACTTGCGTCCCTCGAAAAAAAAGGCTTGCTGGAACGGACTCAGGTCGCAATCTCGCCAACAATCAGCGAGCCCACCCAGTTGCTCCGTCAACAACCCTTGGCGTTGAATGAAGAACAAAGAGTCGCGCTGGATCAAATTAGCTTTCACCGGTTTGCCTGCTATTTACTTGAGGGAGCAACCGGAAGCGGCAAAACCGAAGTCTATCTCCAGGCCATTTCACGGGTACTGCAAGCAGGGAAACAAGCGCTGGTACTTATACCCGAGATAGGATTAACGCCACAAACAGTACGCCGTTTTGAGCAGCGTTTTTGCTGCAATGTGGCGGAACTTCATTCCAATATCAGTGATGCCAAGCGTACAGAAAATTGGTTGGCAGCCAAACATGGTCGAGCACGAATCGTCATCGGCACTCGACTCGCGTCACTTTGCCCAACAAAAGATCTTGGGATAATCATCGTCGATGAGGAACACGACATCTCCTTCAAACAGCAGGATGGCCTGCATTATTCCGCAAGAGATCTTTCCATCTATCGGGCCAGATGTTTGGATATTCCGATCATGCTTGGGTCTGCAACACCATCATTGGAAAGTTTTTACAATGCGATTTGTGGTAAATACCAGCACTTGCGATTAACGCAACGCGCGGGAGACGCTCGACCTCCAGAAGTGCAGCGTATCGATTTGCGGGAGCAAATGCTCACTGCGGGCTTAAGCAACCATGCGATTGAAACCATCGAGTCTACTCTCGAAAAACAACTGCAAGTGATGGTTTTTGTTAACCGCCGAGGTTTTGCACCGTACCTCCTCTGCCACTCTTGTGGCTGGAGCGCGGTATGCGCATCTTGCGATGCCAGCATGACGCTCCATCACACACCTTACCATTTACACTGCCACCACTGCGACGCCCAACGACCAGTCTATCGGCAGTGCCCATCATGCGGCAGCCCGGAATTGAACACGCGCGGCCAAGGCACTGAACAAACAGAACAATGGCTAGAAAGCAGGTTTGCAAAAACACCCATAATACGCGTCGACAGGGACTCAACTCGCAATAAACACGCCCTGCAAAACCACCTCAGTAGAGTCGAAAAAGGTGAACCCTGTATTTTGATTGGCACCCAAATGCTCGCCAAAGGTCATCACTTTCCCAATCTAGCCTTGGTTGTGATTGCAGATTGCGACCAGGGCTTGATGAGCTCAGACTACCGGGGCGCAGAGCGTATGGCACAACTGATTATGCAGGTCGCTGGCCGGGCCGGGCGTGGCGAAATGAGAGGTAAGGTGCTGCTCCAAAGCCACGCCCCCGATCACCCCCTCTTGGAACTGCTACTCGCCAAGGGGTATCACATGTTTGCGCGGCGGCTGCTGGATGAGCGACAAACCGCATTTCTACCGCCGCTCAGCTATCAATGCGTTATACGAGCCGAATCCAAACGACCGGAGAACGCGACTGATTTTTTGAAAATGTGCCGAAGTGTGATGACTAGTATTCAACAACCTTCGAAACAGCTGCAATTCCTCGGGCCAATTCCAGCACGTATGGAGCGAGTGAATGAACGCTTCAGGTACCAATTACACATCACAGCAGGAAATCGTAAAACACTGCAGACGCTGATTAAGGATGGGTTAAAGCAGATAGACCAGCATGCTCTCTCGAAGAGAACACGCTGGTCGATCGATGTAGATCCTTGTGAACATTGA
- a CDS encoding sporulation related protein has protein sequence MAQNYSRSNRSGNRRKSNEARVPAWVWLFTGCVVGAFIMFLMRLSELDPVQKVAESRQSKPSPKTSKTEQKPSQPKFDFYELLKETRVSIPDISPDETDAASAHKPSEPDFEYIVQVASFKNEQDAEQLKVELLLLNLDARIEQARIKQGETWNRVLVGPFDSRSLLAKARSTLVANHHQALVLKRPKTAIN, from the coding sequence ATGGCGCAAAACTACTCTCGCAGCAATCGCTCCGGCAACCGTCGTAAATCCAACGAAGCCCGGGTGCCTGCTTGGGTCTGGCTATTCACTGGCTGTGTTGTAGGCGCGTTTATTATGTTTTTAATGCGCTTATCTGAACTGGACCCGGTGCAAAAAGTCGCAGAGAGCCGGCAATCAAAACCGAGTCCTAAAACCAGTAAAACGGAACAAAAGCCCAGCCAACCTAAGTTCGATTTTTATGAACTGCTAAAAGAAACCCGTGTCAGCATTCCTGATATCTCGCCGGATGAAACGGATGCAGCAAGTGCTCATAAACCGAGCGAACCGGATTTCGAATACATCGTTCAGGTAGCCTCCTTTAAGAACGAGCAAGATGCCGAGCAACTCAAAGTAGAACTACTACTTCTTAACCTTGATGCCCGAATCGAGCAGGCACGTATCAAACAGGGAGAAACCTGGAACAGGGTTTTAGTTGGGCCGTTTGACTCCCGATCTTTGCTAGCAAAGGCACGTAGCACCTTGGTGGCAAATCACCACCAGGCACTGGTTTTGAAGCGTCCCAAGACAGCCATCAACTGA
- a CDS encoding ATP-dependent HslUV protease subunit HslV: protein MEQYRGTTILSIRRGNTVVIGGDGQVSLGNTIMKGNARKVRRLYKDQVIAGFAGGTADAFTLFERFEAKLETHGGQLVRAAVELAKDWRTDRALRRLEALLAVADKEASLIITGNGDVIQPENDLIAIGSGGPFAQSAARALLENTELAARDIVTKGLTIAGDICVYTNHNFTIEELDY from the coding sequence TTGGAACAATATCGAGGAACCACCATTCTTTCCATCCGCCGAGGTAATACGGTTGTCATCGGCGGTGACGGCCAAGTATCACTGGGCAACACCATTATGAAAGGCAACGCGCGTAAAGTGCGACGGCTGTACAAGGACCAGGTTATCGCGGGTTTCGCCGGTGGAACTGCCGACGCTTTTACATTGTTCGAGCGTTTTGAGGCCAAGCTGGAAACTCACGGCGGGCAACTGGTGAGAGCAGCAGTGGAACTGGCGAAAGACTGGCGTACCGATCGCGCTCTACGGCGCCTGGAAGCCTTGCTCGCTGTCGCCGACAAGGAAGCATCACTTATCATTACCGGTAACGGCGACGTAATTCAGCCTGAAAATGACCTCATCGCTATTGGCTCCGGCGGCCCCTTCGCACAATCTGCGGCCCGCGCATTGCTCGAAAATACCGAGTTGGCAGCTCGCGATATTGTCACAAAAGGTCTGACCATCGCTGGCGATATTTGCGTTTACACCAATCACAATTTCACCATTGAAGAACTGGATTACTAA
- a CDS encoding ATP-dependent HslUV protease ATP-binding subunit HslU — MSQMTPREIVHELDKHIVGQHDAKKAVAIALRNRWRRMQVDKQLRNEITPKNILMIGPTGVGKTEIARRLAKLANAPFVKVEATKFTEVGYVGRDVESIVRDLVDRSIKLYREQEMAKCRHRAMEAAEDRVLDALLPPARSENEVQHESSTRQIFRKKLREGELDDKEIEIEVAATSVGVEIMAPPGMEDMTSQLQNMFSSMSSGKTRKAKLTVKKAFKKLTDEEAAKLINEEELKTQAIDAAEQNGIVFLDEIDKVTKRENSAGADVSREGVQRDLLPLIEGCTVSTKHGMIKTDHILFIASGAFHLSKPSDLIPELQGRLPIRVELEALTPADFERILTEPNASLTEQHQALLATEGISIRFTDDGIRRIAETAYHVNETTENIGARRLHTVLEKLLEEVSFGSENPQTDVVIDAAFVDAQLGALSNNEDLSRYIL, encoded by the coding sequence ATGTCTCAGATGACACCCCGTGAAATCGTCCATGAACTGGACAAACATATTGTTGGGCAACACGACGCAAAAAAAGCTGTCGCAATAGCCCTGCGTAATCGCTGGCGCCGCATGCAGGTCGATAAGCAACTGCGCAATGAAATCACTCCAAAAAACATCCTCATGATCGGCCCCACCGGGGTGGGTAAAACGGAAATTGCAAGGCGCCTCGCGAAACTCGCCAATGCCCCCTTCGTAAAAGTTGAGGCCACGAAATTTACCGAAGTCGGCTATGTAGGCCGAGATGTGGAGTCGATCGTACGCGACCTTGTCGACCGATCCATCAAATTGTACCGTGAACAGGAAATGGCCAAATGCCGCCATCGCGCCATGGAAGCCGCTGAAGATCGCGTTTTGGATGCTCTGTTACCTCCTGCGCGCTCCGAAAACGAAGTACAACACGAAAGCTCAACTCGTCAGATCTTCAGAAAAAAATTGCGTGAAGGAGAACTTGACGATAAAGAAATTGAAATTGAGGTTGCCGCTACGTCCGTAGGAGTGGAGATCATGGCTCCCCCGGGTATGGAAGACATGACCAGCCAGTTGCAGAACATGTTTTCGAGCATGTCGAGCGGTAAAACGCGAAAAGCGAAGCTGACCGTCAAGAAGGCGTTTAAAAAATTAACAGACGAGGAAGCTGCCAAGCTCATCAATGAAGAAGAGCTAAAAACCCAGGCGATTGATGCTGCAGAACAGAATGGCATTGTGTTTCTCGATGAAATCGACAAGGTCACCAAGCGCGAAAATTCAGCCGGAGCAGACGTTTCTCGTGAGGGGGTGCAACGCGACCTTCTGCCCCTCATAGAAGGCTGTACGGTGAGCACCAAGCACGGCATGATTAAAACAGATCACATCCTGTTTATCGCATCCGGCGCATTCCACCTGTCTAAACCTTCAGATCTGATTCCAGAATTGCAGGGGCGCCTTCCCATTCGGGTTGAGTTGGAAGCGCTTACACCCGCTGACTTCGAACGCATTCTTACCGAACCCAATGCCTCGCTCACCGAGCAGCACCAAGCACTACTTGCCACTGAGGGCATTTCAATTCGCTTCACAGATGACGGTATCCGCCGCATTGCAGAAACCGCATACCACGTCAATGAAACCACCGAGAACATCGGTGCCAGGCGTTTACACACGGTGCTCGAGAAGCTATTGGAAGAGGTATCTTTTGGCTCCGAAAACCCGCAAACTGACGTTGTGATAGACGCAGCTTTTGTCGACGCTCAATTGGGCGCTCTTTCCAACAACGAAGATCTCAGCCGCTATATATTGTAA
- a CDS encoding DUF971 family protein, whose translation MQPTTIKLHRKSKTLEISWGDANYQLSAEYLRVFSPSAEVTGHGPGQEVLQLNKQDVAVNGVEPQGNYAIKLLFSDGHDSGIYSWTYLKELAEKHDQNWQAYKARVTAHQRSLDEQETSPVKWIDP comes from the coding sequence ATGCAACCAACCACCATAAAATTGCATCGTAAATCCAAAACCCTGGAAATCAGCTGGGGCGACGCTAACTATCAGCTTAGCGCCGAATATTTGCGGGTTTTTTCTCCCTCAGCTGAAGTTACCGGCCACGGCCCAGGGCAGGAAGTCCTGCAACTCAACAAACAGGATGTTGCCGTTAACGGCGTGGAACCGCAAGGTAATTACGCGATCAAATTGCTGTTCAGCGATGGTCACGATTCGGGCATCTATTCCTGGACTTATCTAAAGGAGCTCGCAGAAAAGCACGACCAAAACTGGCAGGCTTATAAAGCACGCGTTACAGCGCACCAGCGTTCGCTCGACGAGCAAGAGACCAGCCCGGTTAAATGGATTGATCCGTAG
- a CDS encoding demethylmenaquinone methyltransferase/2-methoxy-6-polyprenyl-1,4-benzoquinol methylase translates to MSDEPTTHFGFETVKTTEKAERVAGVFHSVAAKYDLMNDVMSGGIHRIWKKFTIELSAVRPGNSVLDIAGGTGDLTAKFAKLVGNSGQVILADINESMLSVGRDKLTDKGILGNVYYAQADAQYLPFPDNTFDCITIAFGLRNVTDKNLALRSMQRVLKPGGRLLVLEFSKPQNTLLEKAYDLYSFNVLPVMGKLITQDSESYRYLAESIRMHPDQQTLKSMMEEAGFAECRYYNMTGGIVALHKGVKP, encoded by the coding sequence ATGTCTGACGAGCCAACCACTCATTTCGGTTTCGAAACCGTCAAAACCACTGAAAAGGCCGAACGTGTCGCCGGAGTTTTTCATTCAGTAGCAGCCAAATACGACCTAATGAACGACGTAATGTCGGGTGGCATCCACCGTATCTGGAAAAAATTTACCATCGAACTCAGTGCTGTACGCCCGGGTAATTCTGTGTTGGACATCGCCGGAGGAACCGGTGACCTCACCGCTAAATTTGCGAAGCTTGTCGGCAATTCTGGCCAGGTCATTTTGGCAGATATTAACGAATCGATGCTGAGTGTCGGCAGAGACAAACTTACCGACAAGGGTATACTTGGCAACGTTTACTACGCGCAAGCCGATGCCCAATACTTACCCTTTCCCGATAACACCTTCGACTGCATAACCATAGCTTTTGGCCTGCGCAATGTTACCGACAAGAATCTTGCCTTGCGGTCTATGCAGCGCGTGCTTAAACCCGGGGGCAGATTATTGGTGCTGGAATTTTCCAAACCTCAAAACACCCTTCTTGAAAAAGCCTACGACCTCTATTCATTCAACGTCCTCCCGGTCATGGGCAAACTCATTACACAAGACTCCGAAAGCTATCGCTACTTGGCAGAGAGTATTCGCATGCATCCCGATCAGCAAACTCTGAAGTCCATGATGGAAGAAGCCGGTTTTGCCGAGTGTCGCTATTACAATATGACCGGAGGCATAGTTGCGCTTCACAAGGGAGTCAAGCCTTAA
- a CDS encoding ubiquinone biosynthesis protein UbiJ translates to MSEATNASSGNFNEMPSLLAQLLQETVNKVLRYDPGTRAALQKLPSAPLAIISQQPLLTLYIKTRDDQLEFGIHNSEPAAVELSGKLSDIISLVFTAKTSLANTGVTVRGSIGLLADYQRCFQNIEIDWEDALARAIGSLPAHQLATFGRNLFNTLLPGRTQSADWLRDFIVEELEAVPSNAQLEQFSQELNRIRQNTDRLQLRIKKLIHQQQQQ, encoded by the coding sequence ATGAGCGAAGCAACAAACGCGAGCAGTGGAAACTTTAACGAAATGCCTTCCCTGCTAGCACAGCTATTACAAGAAACGGTAAACAAGGTGTTGCGCTATGATCCTGGAACAAGAGCCGCACTACAAAAATTGCCGAGTGCACCTCTGGCAATTATCAGTCAGCAACCGCTACTAACCCTGTATATAAAAACGCGCGACGACCAGCTTGAGTTCGGAATCCACAACAGCGAGCCAGCAGCGGTGGAGCTTAGTGGCAAACTCAGTGACATTATTTCTCTGGTATTTACCGCCAAAACCAGCCTTGCGAACACCGGAGTAACTGTTAGAGGCAGTATTGGTTTGCTCGCGGATTACCAGCGCTGTTTCCAAAATATTGAAATCGATTGGGAAGATGCTCTTGCCAGAGCTATTGGGAGTTTACCTGCACACCAACTCGCGACTTTTGGGCGCAATCTATTTAATACCTTGTTGCCTGGTCGCACACAGTCTGCAGATTGGTTGCGTGATTTTATAGTCGAAGAACTGGAAGCCGTTCCCTCCAATGCCCAACTTGAGCAGTTTAGCCAGGAACTCAATCGCATACGCCAGAATACCGATCGCCTGCAACTCCGGATTAAAAAACTAATACATCAACAGCAGCAACAGTAA
- a CDS encoding 2-octaprenylphenol hydroxylase: MVQFFRLLQIIHTIGRYRLDELLRTPYSPRTLKILLLFFRLYPKVDAPRGQRLRLAFEELGPIFVKFGQQLSTRPDLLPPDIVVELDHLQDNVTPFESEKFIAIVEKALGKPISVLFLEFDEKPLASASVAQVHTAVLPSGENVVVKAVRPGLEPIIEKDTALLRWFAELVETFSSEGRRLRPVEVVDEYRETIFDELDLCREGANAAQLRRNFENSNMLYIPEVYWDYTRQNVLVLERLYGYSVTDPVNLQAQGINLKLLAERGVEVFFKQVFEHNFFHADMHPGNVFISKEKPHDPSYMAVDMAIVGSLTREDQYYLARNLLAMFRRDYRQVAELHVLSGWVPKGTSVSGFEAAIRAVCEPIFEKPLKEISFGQALISLFRTARRYQMPVQPQLVLLQKTLLNIEGLGRQLYPDLDLWDTAHPYLERWVRERFHPKTLFQDFRYHSPEWMEKFPQVPHLIFDTLTEVKALAAIAPELKEASLALRDSQSKHARRPRQTVLNLLAVACLVSGGWLGFRENPQLAQLSLESTLLLVTGLAALLLK; encoded by the coding sequence GTGGTTCAATTTTTTCGTTTGCTACAAATTATTCATACTATCGGTCGCTATAGGCTCGATGAACTATTACGTACTCCCTACAGCCCGCGAACCCTAAAAATACTGTTGTTATTTTTTAGGCTTTATCCCAAAGTCGATGCTCCCCGCGGTCAGCGTCTGCGTTTGGCCTTTGAGGAATTAGGGCCTATTTTTGTGAAGTTTGGGCAACAACTTTCCACCCGCCCCGATTTACTGCCTCCCGATATTGTGGTTGAACTCGATCACCTGCAAGACAACGTAACACCCTTCGAAAGCGAAAAATTTATTGCGATTGTTGAGAAAGCACTGGGTAAGCCAATTAGTGTGCTTTTTCTCGAATTCGACGAAAAACCACTGGCATCAGCGAGCGTAGCTCAAGTGCACACTGCTGTTCTACCGAGCGGAGAAAACGTGGTAGTTAAAGCCGTGCGTCCGGGCCTGGAACCCATTATTGAAAAAGATACAGCCTTGCTGCGGTGGTTTGCGGAGTTGGTTGAAACATTCAGCAGCGAAGGACGTCGCTTACGTCCCGTCGAAGTGGTCGATGAATACCGCGAAACAATTTTTGATGAATTGGATTTATGTCGCGAAGGTGCCAACGCAGCACAACTGCGGCGCAACTTTGAAAACTCCAATATGCTCTATATCCCTGAAGTGTATTGGGATTACACCCGTCAAAATGTGTTGGTTCTGGAGCGTCTCTACGGCTACTCTGTTACCGATCCGGTTAATTTGCAAGCTCAAGGTATCAATCTAAAACTATTGGCCGAACGCGGTGTGGAAGTTTTTTTCAAACAGGTTTTTGAACACAATTTTTTTCATGCGGATATGCACCCGGGCAATGTATTCATATCCAAAGAGAAGCCCCATGACCCCAGTTACATGGCCGTTGACATGGCCATTGTCGGCTCCCTTACCCGTGAAGATCAATACTATTTAGCGCGCAACCTGCTTGCAATGTTCCGACGCGACTACCGTCAGGTGGCCGAGCTGCATGTGTTAAGCGGTTGGGTTCCCAAAGGAACATCGGTTTCCGGATTCGAAGCAGCCATTCGCGCCGTTTGTGAACCCATTTTTGAAAAGCCTCTGAAAGAAATCTCTTTTGGACAGGCGCTAATATCACTGTTCCGTACCGCGCGTCGTTACCAAATGCCTGTACAGCCGCAACTGGTATTGCTCCAAAAAACCTTGCTGAATATCGAAGGTTTGGGTCGCCAGCTCTATCCTGATCTCGATTTGTGGGATACCGCACACCCCTACCTGGAACGCTGGGTTCGCGAACGTTTCCACCCAAAAACCCTGTTTCAGGATTTTCGCTACCACTCTCCCGAATGGATGGAAAAATTTCCCCAGGTTCCTCACCTCATTTTCGATACACTCACAGAAGTTAAAGCTCTGGCAGCCATCGCTCCCGAGCTTAAGGAAGCCAGCCTGGCGCTAAGAGATTCACAATCTAAACACGCTCGACGACCGCGCCAAACAGTGCTGAATCTATTGGCGGTAGCCTGCCTAGTAAGCGGCGGCTGGCTGGGTTTTCGGGAGAATCCACAGCTTGCGCAGTTATCCTTGGAATCTACCCTGTTACTGGTTACCGGCCTTGCGGCATTATTGCTTAAATAG
- a CDS encoding translocation and assembly module TamA produces MLVLACISQQVLASLVIEGVDETLAVNVRAHVKLAQEPCNLPAWRITQYRRDIPKQVEVAMQAYGYYRYTLKQQLQQSNDCWQLHLAINPGPRTHLRRVQITPLKAPETLIKPLRELIVNPPLKSGMPLLHREYDNYKSALLDTARSNGYWQAQYQKSELAIYPEDNAADAILEIIIGPRYVFGDAHFPELLLNQELLQRLTGEVRGTPYSEEELQDIYRRFQGSDYFRKVIITPSVDTNSDEYVVPLDFDLAMNARHNFGAGVGFSTDQGPRLRGNYRNRYLNAAGHRWSNELLISDKLRELLGTYIIPRRDAAKEWYELSVGYVEEEYSSYQSNTTSTSARAITALAEDWVLNAGVNIRNERYIIGSEPDDRKILVVPGAGVSWIDAREEPRQKSGFRFETGITFSHHSWASDVNFVQGYARLKGIVSFFSKGRIISRIEGAGTLMEDFDELPPSVRFYTGGDNSIRGYDYNSIGSIDESTGEVKGGSKLAVASLEYDHLILKNWSLSTFVDAGDAYDKELDLKKSWGVGVRWYSPVGPMRIDLAFPQDSKNDYRFHISVGADL; encoded by the coding sequence TTGTTAGTGCTTGCCTGTATTAGCCAACAGGTATTAGCGAGCTTGGTTATCGAAGGTGTTGACGAAACCCTGGCAGTCAACGTGCGGGCTCATGTAAAACTTGCGCAGGAACCCTGCAACTTGCCAGCCTGGCGAATTACCCAATACCGCCGCGACATTCCCAAACAAGTGGAAGTTGCCATGCAAGCGTATGGCTACTACCGCTACACGCTAAAACAACAACTACAGCAGTCTAATGATTGTTGGCAATTACACCTTGCAATAAATCCTGGGCCTCGCACCCACTTACGTAGAGTTCAGATTACCCCCTTAAAAGCGCCAGAAACACTGATTAAGCCGCTGCGGGAATTAATTGTAAACCCGCCGCTCAAAAGCGGTATGCCACTTCTCCATCGAGAATACGACAATTACAAGTCAGCGCTTCTGGATACGGCCCGGAGTAATGGCTATTGGCAGGCGCAATATCAAAAATCGGAACTGGCCATTTACCCCGAAGACAATGCTGCAGATGCAATCTTGGAAATTATTATCGGGCCTCGCTACGTGTTTGGCGATGCACATTTTCCGGAATTACTTCTAAACCAGGAATTGCTGCAAAGACTCACTGGTGAGGTCCGTGGCACACCCTACTCAGAGGAAGAATTACAGGATATTTACCGACGATTTCAAGGTTCCGACTATTTCAGAAAAGTGATTATCACACCCAGTGTGGACACAAATAGCGACGAATACGTAGTGCCACTCGACTTTGATCTGGCAATGAATGCCAGACATAACTTTGGTGCCGGCGTGGGTTTCTCGACTGACCAGGGGCCTCGTTTACGAGGCAACTACAGAAACCGCTACCTCAACGCGGCAGGTCACCGGTGGTCCAATGAGCTGTTGATATCCGACAAGCTGCGTGAACTGCTCGGTACTTACATTATTCCTCGACGGGATGCAGCTAAGGAATGGTATGAGCTCAGCGTCGGCTATGTGGAAGAGGAATATTCCAGCTACCAAAGTAACACCACATCCACCAGCGCTCGGGCTATTACGGCACTTGCTGAAGACTGGGTTCTGAACGCCGGTGTCAATATTCGAAACGAACGCTACATTATTGGTAGCGAGCCCGATGACCGAAAAATACTGGTAGTCCCTGGAGCGGGAGTGAGTTGGATTGATGCGCGCGAAGAGCCAAGACAAAAATCCGGGTTCCGATTCGAAACCGGCATTACCTTTAGTCACCACTCCTGGGCTTCAGATGTCAATTTTGTTCAGGGTTACGCACGCCTAAAAGGGATAGTATCGTTTTTTTCAAAAGGTCGGATTATCTCACGCATTGAAGGCGCTGGAACGCTCATGGAGGATTTCGACGAGCTACCGCCTTCCGTGCGTTTTTATACGGGTGGCGATAACAGCATTCGGGGTTACGATTACAATTCCATTGGCTCTATCGACGAATCTACTGGCGAAGTTAAAGGCGGAAGCAAGCTCGCGGTTGCCAGCCTTGAGTACGACCATCTCATCCTAAAAAACTGGTCACTTTCCACATTTGTTGATGCCGGTGACGCTTACGACAAGGAACTAGATTTAAAAAAATCTTGGGGCGTGGGTGTACGCTGGTACTCGCCTGTTGGCCCGATGCGCATCGACCTGGCATTTCCGCAAGACAGCAAAAATGATTACCGCTTTCACATAAGTGTGGGGGCCGACCTCTAA